TCTACTTATGTTGTTGTATCTAAACTTTGTTTGTATAGAAAAACATTATCTATGGGTTGTCTGTGAAGATCGGTTTACGTGATCTATTCCTATCTTATTACACATGTTTTAGAACCTTATATGAAGCCTTTAGTGCAGAGGTATGACCCCGATCCAGCAGCCAAGGCCGCTGCTGCAACTGTGCTGGCTTCCAAGTTGGGTGCAGATTCTGGTCTAAAGGTATTTGTTGGAGAGGAGTCTAAGAGCAGTGCCCCTACTGGGAAGAGCAATGATGTGGAAGTTGCAAGGACTGGTGCACTACGAAATAGGAAGGCTTCCGTTTCAAAAACTAGCGGTACCCAGTCTGCACCCACTCATCATCCTGAAGAAGGTATGCTCGACCATGTCCAATCTGAGGCTGCGGAAATGCCCCAGCAACATCAGTTGGTTGTGGAACATTACCCCCAAGGGGGTTTGGGTACACAAGATGGAGGATGGATCGCTAGACTGGCTGCATTACTTGTGGGAGAGGATCCAACGCAATCATATGCGCTTATATGTGGAAACTGCCATATGCATAATGGTAAGTAGAGTCTGCAGCACAAGTAgcattttgattaaaatagaTGTTGGATCCAGTGATGAATATTGTTTTTCGTTTATGTTTGCAGGCCTTGCAAGGAGAGAAGATTTTCCATATGTGACTTACTATTGCCCACATTGCCATGCTTTGAACAGACCGAAGCAATCTGGGGAGCATGTTTCTGGTTCCAATTCGCCAACTATGACCTCGTCAACTGTGGAGGATGGAGATGCTGTACCAAGTGTGGGTGGATCAGTAGGATCTGCCAGCAATAGTCCTGTAGCTGCTGCCGCCGCTGCTACTGCTGCTACTGCTGAGGGGGTTTCTGAAAGTTGAAGTTTACTGTCTTGTGGTGTCGATTGATAAAATCAGTTGCCGACTGGAAATGACTTTAAAAACAGTGAGAGGGTCCTGTTATTTTATACGACAAAAAAGTGTTGTAAGCATAACTTTGACGCAATATCATGAGAGTGTTTGCAGGGGTCTGTGTTTTTTGAAACTGATGAgtttaaatgatttttgatGGAAGTgattaaagataaaaacagGAGTGCTTCTGAATTGTTTGGATAAGTAGTTAAAAGATGAGACAGAGTGATGGTACAAGAATAACTTAATTCATgaaataattggaatataaaaaaatcgtcacttttttatgaagttttctctttccttgtgtattcctctttctttccccaacaccacacacacacacacgcgcacCAGTTATATCTTTCCCCCCACCTTCCTGCAGTTAAATCTATTTTTAGCCCATAAACTTGGTAAATCGCCCTCCTGCGTAACAGTTTAACGCGCTGATGTGCTCCCTTTCCCAAGCACGGCCCATTTTGTAGTAACTCACTGTTGTGCTCCCTTCCTCCTTAAGCTGCAACTAAGTGGTTTTGAGCTTTTGTCATCCTGTTGAAAGTTTTGGTTTCGAATTTTTTTGTGTGCATGAGTGGGGGATGGGTGTGCAATAAGATAAAGCTCTTGAAGAGCCGACACCCACATAACATGCAACAAAAACTATTGTTCAAATTTACTCATAATATTAATCCTCCTGAAAGAAACATGGTCTTCTCGAAGAGAATTggatattgaaaaataatgagatGTCATATATTCCTTACAATTTAGGGAGATTATTGGACAGGGATTAATCTTATTGATAATGCATTTGCATGAAAAACTGCTTTCGAAAttacaatcaattataatgaaattgaaCCACAAACCCTGGAGGTAGACAGAGAATGATTGACCAATGTTGAAAGAAGAAACTCAAGAAGAGATGGCCTCACTTGCAAACTGGAAAGTATTTGGACCTATAGTTTAAACACCTGAAGGTGTTACGCTCGTTGAGTGACTATTtcttagaaaagaaaatgagaaaaatgatattgtgagatataaaacataattagttGCACAAAGTTTTTCGTagaaagggtaaattacatttttgcttccataagtggacctgttttcaattttagtcctacatTCAGGCCAATTCGcatatttagtcccatatatgaattttttttttcaatttcaggatAAAAGGGAGGATTCCGTTAAAAACTTAATGCCGGCCTCAATTTTTTAACGGAATCCTTCATTTGgtcttgaaattgaaaaaaaaaatcacatatgggactaaatgtgttaattGGCCTGAGTGtgtgactaaaattgaaaacaggtctacttatgggacaaaaaatgtaatttaccctcgTAGAACTAGAACTGATTACAAGGATTCATATGCTCCCGTTATGAATACAACTACTTTTAGATTCTTGATCAATTTAGTTGCAACAGAAAGATTGAAAATGCGACTAATGGATGTagttactatatatttatacgaATCACTACATAAATgtatttacacaaaatttgAGAAGGGTCCGGACCAATCTGCACACATGTGGTATAATTATTTGAGTGAATACCTCCCTAAGAGGCATATGAAAACAATGAGATTCTCccatgtaaattttattacaaatcacTGAATTAGTTTGTTATGGCTGCAGTATATGTTGATAATTTAAATCTTCTTAAATTCTAATAGAGCTTACAAAAAGTGCAAGAGATCTTAAAGAAcaatttgaattgaaagaCTTCAGAAAAATCTTTTATCTTAGATTATAAGTCGAACACATTACACAAGGTATTTTCATTCACCAATTTCCTTATACACAAAAGAACCACTTTCATATGGATTATGCTCATCCTTTAAGTACTCCTAGGACTGTTCATTCATTTGAGTGACAAATGATCCATTTCTTCCTCCTGAAAATGGAGACATTCTTGGTCTTGAAGTACCATATTTAAGTGCTATGGAGACACTtatcaattttgcaaattcTACAAGACCTAACATAACTTTTGCAGTTAAAATACTAGTAAGGTGTGGCCCTAGTCATACTTAGAGACATCGAACAAGATCAAGCATATTGTTCGTTATCTCCGTGGAACAATGTATATGGGATATAGATCAAGTTTTCAGTTAAATTGGTATGTAAATTGAGGATATATCCCGGAACCGCATAAAGGGAGGTCATACACTgcttatttgtttatatatatagagatcAGTCAAACAAAACACTGGTGGCTACATATCcaaattatttagaaataattgcAATTCATGAAGCAAGTAGAGAATATATTTGGTTGAGATTAGTTATCAGatatatcaaagaaaaatatgaatcgTCAATTGAAGATGATCCAACACtctgtaaaaataattttggatgCATCACTCAAATACGAGAAGGTTATATTAAAAGAGACAGGATCAAGCACATTTCACCACAGTCCTTTTATAGGTACGAGCTCTAGAAGAAAGGTGAAATAAATGTCAaacaaataagtcaaaattgGCAGGTTTATTTACAAggaacaatattttcaacaaaattttgggatttctaattttttggcCGGTTTTACAGATGTGACATTTTTGGCATTTGAACTATTTGTTACATTTTATTGTACCAGTAGTTATGGTACGCCATTcttatgtgtatataataaataattatttatattttaaaatatattataaataaaaataagatatataaatcgacacattacaatttaaaaataaataaataaataaatacaataaagcTAATTTAGGGATATTATcaacacaaagaaaaaattggtgtgGGTGaagttttcatattaatatagatagatagtatagataatatagacgagaagaagaatttgaataggggtggttgaaaatacataagaCATTTTTGGTAAATTCAAAAAGTTGGTGCCGTGGTGTAAGTAACCGctatttgaaaatgaagtaagatttttttttttatatagtatagataatatagattagtatagatgtatagatatatagatgaGAAGAAGAATGCAAGTAGTTAGGAgtagttaaaaaatacataagggATATTTTtagtagtttaaaaaattgatgtcaCGGTGTAAGTAACTgctatttgtaaataaaaaatatatatatttttaattagtatagatTATAGTCATCaattacaaattcaaaattggaGAGGGCCAAAAGCACCACCCTATAgaccaaaatcacattttCCTAGTACGTTCTTCACAGCAATATTAGGACAAAAGTGCTACATCAACAAAATTggtcgaaaaaaattaataatctaaaaattgaaaagtcaTATGTAAAGCATGTgccaattttcaattaaatgtatgctattctttttaattataattctcaaattataaattttaaatcgaAAAGAATCAAAAGTGCCACTTTTTATAACTAGAAGACTAATTGCTTTTGCACTATTTAAGTGAAATGTTTTAGTGTGCCTATGATTTCTTAtagatgataaaaaaatgtcaacGTCACCAGCatataaaatgaagaaattcttcataaaaatgaataataaaataaaatgaagacattaaaactaaaagaaaactGAGGAAAAGATATCTTGTCTAAATTTAGGCACCACATATTTGAAGCGAGTGGCCTTGTCCCCCACAAGACATGCCATCCAATCTAGTTTAGAACACAATCTGTCGTGTCCTATCTTCATTGGTTACTTCTCTCAATTCAAGATAGAGCACAGTTGGCCTTTgaaaaagttgatattttGTCGATACATGGTCATTTCAGATGAGATATTAATATTCTacttatcataaaaatatattcaccTCCCAATAATTAGAAAGTATTAACTAACTCCCCTTAcactgaaataaaatataatattagttttaCAATTACTGTTCAAATGTTGCTGATGTAGTTTACAGTTCGATCGATGTACCataatgtgattatttattttatttttatattagtattatgattttattttgaaaagacgTCTAATTAGGGAGAGAAtcttttgtacttataaaccGCTAAaactctttatttggaatcaATGTGGAACGCTTGTATGAATCAATTCCATACAATAATTTGACTTTCATCTACATTTATCAGCAACAAagattatgtataaaatttttcttatagACGGTGACATTATGTCGacagatttgatgataacataaaatattattactagATCTTTACTATATACGCGCCACTGGTTGTTTTTACTGATAAATTTAcgaacattttttttct
The window above is part of the Sesamum indicum cultivar Zhongzhi No. 13 linkage group LG7, S_indicum_v1.0, whole genome shotgun sequence genome. Proteins encoded here:
- the LOC105166459 gene encoding uncharacterized protein At2g24330; amino-acid sequence: MAEETKNDVKETATSTDTEIKKTKKKKGVLSRLWGAIFGVRGDDFEKRLQHISKEEALVLSRISRRSHSWRRINRQLIIFSVLLEAIAVGYAIMTTRSLELNWKMRALRILPMFLLPALSSILYFTLASFTRMFDRKDHKTLEKLRAERQAKIDELKEKTNYYLTQQLIQRYDPDPAAKAAAATVLASKLGADSGLKVFVGEESKSSAPTGKSNDVEVARTGALRNRKASVSKTSGTQSAPTHHPEEGMLDHVQSEAAEMPQQHQLVVEHYPQGGLGTQDGGWIARLAALLVGEDPTQSYALICGNCHMHNGLARREDFPYVTYYCPHCHALNRPKQSGEHVSGSNSPTMTSSTVEDGDAVPSVGGSVGSASNSPVAAAAAATAATAEGVSES